Below is a window of Flavobacterium sp. CFS9 DNA.
ATCAAATGTGCCTTCCCTTTCCCGATTCAAAATGCTGTTGAGCTTTTAAATTATACGGTGACCGAAAATAAATCGATTTCTGAAATTGTTTATGAAAACGAAAAATCGATGCGTCCCGAAGCTGAAATTCACTCCGAATTAATGCGTGTTTGGCATACCATGTTAGAATGCATGTACATTGGCTGTCATTCAGAAGGAATTCTGCCGGGCGGTTTAAATGTTCGCAGACGTGCCTTTGACATGCATCAGAATTTAATCGGTTTATCTAATTATACAGATCCGCAAAGCTGGTTGGAAGAAATCAGAAAAACGGAGGTTAAATTTCGTCAGATCCTGAAATGGGTAAGCTGTTTTGCACTTGCCGTGAATGAGGTAAATGCCTCTTTAGGACGTGTAGTTACTGCTCCTACAAACGGAAGTGCGGGTGTAATTCCTGCCGTTTTAATGTATTATTTGGTAATTGAAAACCATAATGCAGGCGAAAAAGAAATCAAACAATTCTTAATGGTTGCGGGAGAAATTGGAAGTATTTTCAAGAAAGGCTCCACTATTTCTGCAGCAATGGGAGGCTGTCAGGCCGAAATTGGCGTTTCGTCATCGATGGCGGCAGCGGCACTTTGCGAATTAATGGGCGGAACTCCAGCTCAGGTTTTAATGGCTGCCGAAATTGCTATGGAACATCACTTAGGCTTAACTTGTGACCCTATTGGCGGTTTGGTTCAGATTCCGTGTATCGAAAGAAATACAATGGGAGCCATAAAAGCTATCAATGCGGCTGAACTGGCCCTTGAAACCGATTCTAAAAATGCAAAAGTGCCTTTAGATAAAGTAATCAATACCATGTGGCAAACTGCCAAAGACATGAATTCCAAATACAAAGAAACCTCAGAGGGTGGGTTAGCAGTTGCCGTGAACATGGCGGATTGCTAAATCTTAAAAAGTTGCTTCAAATTCCACAAATTTGCCGAATTTTCATTATTTAGTGCTTATCTTATGCCTATTTAAATTCGGTAAATTTGTGGAATTACTTCGTCAGTTCGCTATCGCTCGTGTCGCGTCAAAACTCTAAAGTAAACTTCATGAAAAAACACTTCTTACTTACGGCAATACTACTTTGCTCTGCTCTGATGTATTCGCAGGAACGTTACTTTCTTAATTCTGATACCCGTTTGTATACCTCAACCAATGAGGCTGGTGATTTTTTAGGTTATTTTAAATATGGTGCAGAAGTTCAGCTTCTTTCTGAAAGTAAAAATGGGTGGTACAAAGTAAAATCCGACAATTTCTCTGAAGGTTATGTTCCTGAGCAATTTATTGCAACAAGGTTAAACGCAAAAGATGTTAAAATAATTGACCCTGAAAATCCAATTATTGAAGGGAATGACAATTACTACGGCAGCAGCCATCTTTTTGTTTTAGTCGCCGGTTTAAAAGCAAGAGCGCTCCCGGACAAAAACTCAAAAATCAGAGCTATTCTGTTCACCGGAGATCCTGTAGCGGTAAATTATTTCCCTAAAAATCCGGACGAATGGGTAAACATACAAGGTCACAGTGATCCCGAGTACGCACAATTTACACTTGGGAAATTCCTTGGAAAAAGACCCGATTTTAATTCTTTACTCAAAGATTTTGATAAGCTGAATGTCAATGCGGTTGCAGAACGCAAAACAATTGGCGAA
It encodes the following:
- a CDS encoding SH3 domain-containing protein, whose amino-acid sequence is MKKHFLLTAILLCSALMYSQERYFLNSDTRLYTSTNEAGDFLGYFKYGAEVQLLSESKNGWYKVKSDNFSEGYVPEQFIATRLNAKDVKIIDPENPIIEGNDNYYGSSHLFVLVAGLKARALPDKNSKIRAILFTGDPVAVNYFPKNPDEWVNIQGHSDPEYAQFTLGKFLGKRPDFNSLLKDFDKLNVNAVAERKTIGERIVELAWNSENTKLAPAYQRYYEVVKQLNDPKLLADTELNIAIAKGLAKTKKPEEIIAFSKKAEFVLKGIKTKSLFFSQKDLVKSFGKPPKKATVSDECGIYLSELFYYYPDFEVSVDEKKNQAEITKVFINENNKLVFSPTASLDHTLTEKAFIEKYGTYIGASMKHPHLYAIQLEDSEFRIEFRDEKLFTIEIIFYC
- a CDS encoding L-serine ammonia-lyase; amino-acid sequence: MEECISVFDMLKIGVGPSSSHTLGPWRAAERFLEELKNESILDQITRVKVDLYGSLSLTGKGHATDLSVMLGLSGQDPEYIPVENIAGIIKNIEEQHEIILANEYKIPFYFLQDIVFNKDFLPFHANGLKFTAYKADDSEYESTFYSIGGGFVVKEERTNAKNNEVIKCAFPFPIQNAVELLNYTVTENKSISEIVYENEKSMRPEAEIHSELMRVWHTMLECMYIGCHSEGILPGGLNVRRRAFDMHQNLIGLSNYTDPQSWLEEIRKTEVKFRQILKWVSCFALAVNEVNASLGRVVTAPTNGSAGVIPAVLMYYLVIENHNAGEKEIKQFLMVAGEIGSIFKKGSTISAAMGGCQAEIGVSSSMAAAALCELMGGTPAQVLMAAEIAMEHHLGLTCDPIGGLVQIPCIERNTMGAIKAINAAELALETDSKNAKVPLDKVINTMWQTAKDMNSKYKETSEGGLAVAVNMADC